Proteins encoded in a region of the Pecten maximus unplaced genomic scaffold, xPecMax1.1, whole genome shotgun sequence genome:
- the LOC117318286 gene encoding heavy metal-associated isoprenylated plant protein 4-like — protein MPFLSFSIDAVFSPAFIKSSFRKAGLIPFNPDMIDKSMLVPEDFQKKKVPSALTNPGPSICNPSTEDSVQEATSQTAISIQSNVCKECGASKAPHPLISVQKLPKELQSVFIVPLSSQPPKKKRKVVTEARIITGDKMLEQLEFKEKEEDEKRAGIERRKKEREEKRRQRRKETGKGKSKVNGEKERKTVRQEKGRYR, from the exons ATGCCCTTTCTCTCCTTTTCCATAGACGCCGTGTTTTCGCCAGCTTTCATCAAGTCGTCATTCAG AAAGGCGGGTCTTATCCCATTTAACCCGGACATGATAGACAAGAGCATGCTGGTACCAGAGGATTTTCAGAAGAAGAAAGTTCCAAGTGCTTTGACCAATCCTGGCCCTTCGATATGCAACCCCTCCACAGAAGATTCAGTACAGGAAGCAACATCACAGACAGCAATTA GTATCCAGTCAAACGTATGCAAGGAGTGTGGTGCTTCCAAAGCTCCACATCCCCTTATTTCCGTCCAAAAGCTACCAAAGGAGCTGCAAAGTGTATTTATCGTTCCTTTATCTAGCCAGCCaccaaaaaagaaaagaaaagtaGTGACTGAAGCTCGGATAATCACTGGAGACAAAATGCTAGAGCAGCTTGAATTTAAGGAAAAGGAAGAAGACGAAAAAAGGGCAGGAattgaaagaagaaaaaaggaaagagaagaaaaaagaagacAACGAAGAAAAGAAACAGGGAAAGGGAAAAGCAAAGTCAATGGCGAGAAG